From Drosophila suzukii chromosome 2R, CBGP_Dsuzu_IsoJpt1.0, whole genome shotgun sequence, a single genomic window includes:
- the Loxl2 gene encoding lysyl oxidase homolog 3A translates to MCAVEDRKDLKMGLKVLCLTVLAFQLADAVVQHRSLEEARLERQRLVHRYIKVLNKEEGAIRLVGGDNEYEGNIEVLHNGKWGAVCDDEWDSAEGHIVCRQLGFPGMRKYTRSGFFGPARRRFWMDNLFCEGHEQELVNCHFEGWGENDCEPGEAAGVVCYPPENVLIPAPAPILRDEDLQKYPIRSHSRLYVRLRGGRSRIEGRVEVSLDGGRWGSVCADGWSLLEANVVCRQLGLGFASEAFQTDFFGGSNVSRPVLSGSECYGNETELSDCLHHDASRGIVSCHGNRQHVAAVICDYVAPDLVVDYLEIEQTAHLEDRPMLLMQCAMEENCVANEAYQIQRDDPHWRYRSRRLLKFTAAAINAGNADFRPFKEKSQWEWHMCHMHFHSMEVFATFDIFDLRGRKVAQGHKASFCLEDSNCLPGVAKKYNCANYGDQGISINCSDVYLYNLDCQWVDVTDLSPGSYVLKIAINPEFKVAEMNYDNNAAICDLIYTENFARVQNCRLGRP, encoded by the exons ATGTGCGCAGTCGAAGATCGAAAGGACCTCAAGATGGGCCTTAAAGTTTTGTGCCTCACTGTACTGGCCTTCCAACTAGCAGATGCTGTAGTGCAGCACCGATCCTTGGAGGAGGCTCGTCTGGAGCGACAGAGACTGGTACACAGGTACATTAaggtcctgaacaaggaggAGGGCGCCATTCGACTGGTGGGTGGAGATAACGAATACGAAG GCAACATTGAGGTCTTACACAATGGCAAATGGGGAGCAGTTTGCGATGACGAGTGGGATTCGGCAGAGGGACACATAGTGTGCCGGCAGCTGGGATTTCCGGGCATGCGGAAGTATACGAGAAGTGGCTTTTTTGGACCTGCTCGTCGTCGCTTCTGGATGGATAACCTCTTCTGCGAGGGCCACGAACAGGAGTTGGTGAATTGCCATTTCGAGGGATGGGGTGAGAACGATTGTGAGCCCGGTGAGGCAGCTGGCGTGGTGTGCTATCCCCCGGAAAATGTCCTGATCCCGGCACCAGCACCCATCCTCAGAGATGAAGACCTCCAGAAATACCCCATTCGATCCCATTCTCGCTTGTATGTGAGGTTGAGGGGAGGAAGATCGCGAATCGAGGGGCGAGTGGAGGTCAGTTTGGACGGCGGTCGATGGGGCAGTGTTTGCGCCGATGGTTGGTCACTTTTGGAGGCCAATGTGGTGTGTCGACAACTGGGCTTGGGCTTTGCCAGCGAGGCCTTTCAGACGGATTTCTTTGGGGGCTCCAATGTCTCGAGACCCGTGCTGAGTGGCAGCGAGTGCTATGGCAACGAAACGGAACTATCCGACTGCCTTCATCACGATGCCAGCCGGGGAATAGTCAGCTGTCATGGCAATCGGCAGCACGTGGCCGCCGTGATCTGTGACTACGTCGCCCCCGATCTGGTTGTCGACTATCTGGAGATCGAGCAGACGGCCCATCTGGAGGACCGGCCCATGCTGCTGATGCAGTGCGCCATGGAGGAGAACTGTGTGGCTAACGAGGCGTATCAGATCCAGCGGGATGATCCCCACTGGCGCTATCGCTCCCGAAGATTGCTCAAGTTTACGGCGGCTGCCATCAACGCGGGAAATGCCGATTTCCGGCCGTTTAAGGAGAAGAGCCAGTGGGAGTGGCACATGTGCCATAT GCATTTCCACAGCATGGAGGTTTTTGCCACCTTCGATATCTTCGACTTGAGAGGACGCAAAGTGGCCCAAGGACACAAGGCCTCTTTCTGCTTGGAGGACAGCAATTGCCTGCCCGGAGTTGCAAAGAAATACAATTGTGCCAACTACGGAGACCAGG GCATTTCCATTAACTGCTCGGATGTGTATCTGTACAACCTGGACTGCCAATGGGTGGATGTTACAGACCTCAGTCCCGGCTCCTATGTACTGAAGATTGCCATTAATCCAGAGTTCAAGGTGGCCGAGATGAACTATGATAACAACGCTGCCATCTGCGATCTGATATACACTGAAAACTTTGCCAGGGTGCAAAACTGCCGGCTGGGAAGACCTTGA